In the genome of Flavobacterium panacagri, one region contains:
- a CDS encoding adenylyltransferase/cytidyltransferase family protein, whose product MRTGITFSAFDLLHAGHVKMLEEAKQHCDYLIVGLQTDPTLDRPTKNKPTQTVVERYIQLKACKFVDEIVPYATEQDLEDILKAFALDVRILGDEYKDRDFTGRKYCEEKGIELYFNTRDHRFSSTNLRNEVYQKEVLMHSNGN is encoded by the coding sequence ATGAGAACTGGAATTACATTTAGTGCTTTTGATTTGTTACATGCGGGGCACGTTAAAATGCTTGAAGAAGCAAAACAACATTGTGATTATTTAATTGTTGGTCTACAAACAGATCCAACATTAGATCGCCCAACTAAAAATAAACCAACACAGACTGTAGTGGAACGCTACATACAGTTAAAAGCGTGTAAGTTTGTTGATGAAATTGTTCCTTATGCTACGGAGCAGGATTTAGAAGATATTTTGAAAGCATTTGCTTTAGACGTTCGAATTTTAGGTGACGAATATAAAGACAGAGATTTTACTGGAAGAAAATATTGCGAAGAAAAAGGAATTGAGCTGTATTTTAATACCAGAGATCATCGTTTTTCGAGCACAAATCTTCGTAACGAAGTGTATCAGAAAGAAGTTTTAATGCACTCAAATGGCAATTAG
- a CDS encoding mannose-1-phosphate guanylyltransferase, producing the protein MAISIVTHVVLTGGIGSRLWPLSRKTLPKQYLELFEGESLFEKTVVRNKNISDKTIVVGNIENYKMSNAIMSKFGKPFTHIVEAVPRNTAAAIAFAAFASEPEDILLITPSDHIIDGKSSYTLALQQAITLANQDFLVTFGIKPTKPETGYGYIEFDKENVIAFHEKPDLETAKTYLKKGNYFWNSGLFCFKAEKFLKELERQEPEVYWTSKIAWEANKEGFLDYELSLNIPSISIDYAVMERSEDIKVVPAQFQWSDLGSFESVYDYLVHKDHPIDANRNIVIGTSMHTTFIGVKNCILIYTSDALMVLQKENSQEVKQVYQQLESIASPLL; encoded by the coding sequence ATGGCAATTAGTATAGTTACACATGTAGTTTTAACGGGAGGGATTGGAAGCAGATTGTGGCCTCTTTCCCGAAAAACACTGCCAAAGCAATATCTCGAACTGTTTGAGGGAGAATCGCTCTTTGAAAAGACGGTGGTTCGTAATAAGAATATTTCTGATAAGACAATAGTTGTCGGAAATATTGAAAATTACAAAATGAGTAATGCTATAATGTCTAAATTTGGTAAGCCATTTACGCATATTGTAGAAGCCGTTCCTCGCAATACAGCTGCGGCGATTGCATTTGCAGCATTTGCATCTGAACCTGAAGATATTTTGCTGATTACGCCATCGGATCATATTATTGATGGAAAAAGTTCTTATACGCTGGCTTTACAACAGGCGATTACATTAGCCAATCAAGATTTTCTTGTAACTTTCGGAATAAAACCAACTAAACCAGAAACAGGCTATGGTTATATCGAATTTGATAAAGAAAATGTCATTGCTTTTCATGAAAAACCTGATTTAGAAACAGCGAAGACATATCTTAAAAAAGGAAACTATTTTTGGAACAGCGGTCTTTTTTGTTTCAAAGCTGAAAAGTTTTTAAAAGAGCTTGAAAGACAAGAACCAGAAGTGTATTGGACATCTAAAATAGCCTGGGAGGCCAATAAAGAGGGGTTCTTAGATTATGAATTGTCTTTAAACATTCCTTCCATAAGTATTGATTATGCTGTAATGGAACGAAGTGAAGATATTAAAGTTGTGCCCGCTCAGTTTCAATGGTCAGATTTAGGTTCTTTCGAATCGGTTTATGATTACTTAGTTCATAAAGATCATCCGATAGATGCAAACCGAAATATTGTAATAGGAACTTCAATGCATACTACCTTTATTGGTGTCAAAAATTGTATATTAATTTATACTTCAGATGCTTTAATGGTTTTGCAAAAAGAAAATTCTCAGGAAGTGAAACAAGTCTATCAGCAGTTGGAGTCTATTGCTTCCCCTTTGTTGTAA